From the genome of Aricia agestis chromosome 9, ilAriAges1.1, whole genome shotgun sequence, one region includes:
- the LOC121730390 gene encoding cleft lip and palate transmembrane protein 1-like protein gives MKYISVTSILTLIFAVYVINTLWTLAEIFIPPECRRGEKCIKSYLSSNPVQCLVLYTSVKEHPYINGVYQSSVNKVHTSLKFDYRTSASIDVTIKVPRQTRNNGTLFMHAVLLDEKRLYDDFVDIFAKEAVHTLPLVNYLEPQAATFNLLESKTDEINEAKSKGTEKPFSHIATIAPLAILTDDLNLPMRKIPGELAHYMRVRNGKFLPILQHNVLKSRISQYQLLNKTTSEVNITVEVSPASYGSLRLALHVRLALDQLQALGFSEKDVDDVKGIFADTNLYLLSATVLIASCHLLFDFLAFKNDVSFWRKKQSLAGLSMRTVLWRAFSQFIIFFYLLDQQTSLLVLVPAGISAVIELWKVTKVLHLRIERRGWRIRVWRDCGDAAERNTARADAEAMKYLSMLLYPLCIAGALYSLYYEPHKGWYSWALHSTVNGVYAFGFLFMLPQLFVNYRLRSVAALPWRAFMYKAFNTFIDDIFAFVVTMPTAHRVACFRDDLVFLVYLYQRWLYPVDKTRTDDSSSMDVSPEEVAPQKKKEE, from the exons ATGAAGTATATTTCAGTTACATCGATACTTACCTTAATATTTGCTGTTTATGTCATAAATACGTTATGGACATTAGCTGAAATTTTTATACCGCCGGAATGTCGTCGTGGCGAGAAGTGTATAAAATCGTATTTATCCTCTAATCCTGTTCAATGCCTAGTGTTATATACTTCTGTTAAGGAACATCCATATATAAATGGAGTATATCAATCGTCGGTAAACAAAGTCCACACTTCATTGAAGTTTGACTACAGGACTTCGGCTTCTAT agaTGTTACAATAAAGGTGCCAAGACAAACACGCAATAATGGAACACTGTTCATGCATGCTGTGTTGTTGGACGAAAAGCGTTTGTATGATGACTTTGTGGACATATTTGCTAAGGAGGCTGTGCACACACTACCCCTGGTTAACTATTTAGAACCACAAGCTGCTACTTTTAATCTACTAGAGTCAAAG actgatGAAATAAACGAAGCCAAAAGTAAAGGAACAGAGAAGCCATTTTCACATATTGCAACCATAGCACCTTTAGCCATACTAACTGATGACCTCAACCTTCCAATGAGAAAAATACCAGGAGAACTTGCTCATTATATGAG GGTGCGTAATGGAAAATTTTTACCGATATTGCAACATAATGTTTTAAAGTCGAGAATATCTCAGTACCAACTTCTAAACAAGACGACATCTGAAGTTAACATTACAGTGGAGGTTTCCCCAGCATCATATGGCTCGCTGCGTTTAGCTCTACACGTGAGGTTGGCATTAGACCAGCTCCAAGCTTTGGGCTTCAGTGAGAAAGACGTTGATGATGTGAAAGGAATATTTGCTGATACAAACCTGTATTTACTATCAGCTACTGTTCTCATTGCAAGTTGTCAT CTCCTATTTGACTTCCTAGCATTCAAGAATGACGTGTCGTTTTGGCGGAAGAAACAGTCGCTAGCTGGCTTGTCGATGCGCACTGTGCTTTGGCGAGCATTCTCACAGTTCATCATATTCTTCTATCTTCTGGATCAACAGACGTCACTCTTGGTGCTTGTTCCAGCGGGAATTAGTGCAGTCATTGAA TTATGGAAGGTGACAAAAGTACTACACCTGCGTATAGAGAGGCGCGGTTGGCGTATACGGGTATGGCGAGACTGCGGCGACGCGGCCGAGCGCAACACGGCGCGCGCCGACGCCGAGGCCATGAAATACCTCTCCATGTTACTGTATCCACTATGTATAGCCGGAGCACTATATTCGCTGTACTATGAACCTCACAAAGG CTGGTACTCATGGGCTTTACACAGCACAGTGAACGGGGTGTACGCGTTCGGTTTCCTCTTCATGTTACCGCAACTCTTCGTAAACTACCGCCTCCGCTCTGTGGCGGCGCTGCCGTGGCGGGCCTTCATGTATAAGGCCTTTAACACGTTCATAGATGATATATTCGCTTTCGTTGTTACCATGCCAACGGCGCACAGAGTGGCCTGCTTCAGAGATGACTTGGTTTTCCTGGTCTACTTGTATCAGAGATG GTTATATCCCGTGGACAAGACTCGTACTGACGACAGCAGCAGTATGGACGTCAGTCCCGAGGAGGTGGCGCCACAGAAGAAGAAGGAGGAATAA